Proteins from one Sandaracinaceae bacterium genomic window:
- a CDS encoding aldo/keto reductase, which produces MERRHLPGTDLRVSAVGFGAWALGGEHWGDDCDPAEGRAAVRTALDAGVTLFDTAPLYGKGRADTLLREALGPRIHDVVVATKVGVRVDGAHPVSDLSPAHVEQDVERSLRRLGLETLPLVQVHWPCERGTPLADTLGALSRLREVGKIRWFGLCNYGPDVVEAHGAELASLQTPLSLVRREGLAALIPTAARRGVGVLAYEPLARGLLSGKYRALPSFPETDMRRRDPRFWAARFGQIAPSITRLRAMASQVGVPCAALAVAWVASRPGVTAALVGAKRPAQVAENVQAARLLARPDAARLLDAVGTRV; this is translated from the coding sequence GTGGAACGACGTCATCTCCCGGGCACGGATCTGAGGGTCTCGGCGGTCGGCTTCGGCGCGTGGGCGCTGGGCGGCGAGCACTGGGGCGACGACTGCGATCCAGCGGAGGGCAGAGCCGCCGTACGAACGGCGCTGGACGCGGGCGTGACCCTCTTCGACACCGCGCCGCTCTACGGGAAGGGGCGCGCCGACACCCTGCTCCGCGAGGCCCTCGGCCCCCGGATCCACGACGTCGTGGTCGCGACCAAGGTCGGCGTTCGGGTCGACGGCGCGCACCCCGTGAGCGATCTCAGCCCCGCCCATGTCGAGCAGGACGTGGAGCGGAGCCTGCGTCGCCTCGGACTCGAGACGCTCCCGCTCGTCCAGGTCCACTGGCCGTGTGAGCGGGGCACGCCGCTCGCGGACACCCTCGGGGCGCTCTCGCGGCTGCGGGAGGTGGGCAAGATCCGCTGGTTCGGCCTCTGCAACTACGGCCCGGACGTGGTCGAGGCGCACGGCGCGGAGCTGGCCAGCCTCCAGACCCCGCTGTCGCTGGTCCGTCGCGAGGGCCTCGCCGCGCTGATCCCCACCGCCGCCCGCCGCGGCGTCGGCGTGCTCGCCTACGAGCCCCTCGCGCGCGGCCTGTTGAGTGGCAAGTACCGCGCGCTGCCGAGCTTCCCGGAGACCGACATGCGGCGGCGCGACCCGCGCTTCTGGGCGGCGCGCTTCGGTCAGATCGCGCCCTCGATCACGAGGCTCCGCGCCATGGCGAGCCAGGTCGGCGTCCCCTGCGCCGCCCTCGCCGTCGCCTGGGTCGCCTCCCGCCCTGGCGTCACCGCGGCCCTCGTCGGCGCCAAGCGCCCCGCTCAGGTCGCCGAGAACGTCCAGGCCGCCCGCCTCCTCGCCCGCCCCGACGCCGCCCGCCTCCTCGACGCCGTCGGCACCCGCGTCTGA
- the tatC gene encoding twin-arginine translocase subunit TatC codes for MAEADEAASEERSPGDPSPEDDVEMTFFEHLTELRTRLIRALVGILPFFGVAWFFREQILEWLAIPWNRAAVTETIDTDVLWNWLTHPYPQSAEELQPVELHYTGPMDPFIVYLVMSAIVGLIIASPWVFWQIYGFVAPGLYRREKRLVFPFIGISTVFFLAGCYFGYALVLPLAYQTFLQFGGEVGSGAIVLTEIVTVDSYLSLTARLLVAFGVTFQVPVVIAFLSFAGLVNWKQLVKFGRWWLVISVVVAALLTPPDPGSQLMMAIPLNVLYWVSVVFAFLFGPKVVKPGDKTEEGFER; via the coding sequence ATGGCCGAGGCCGACGAAGCAGCGTCCGAAGAGAGGTCGCCCGGCGACCCGTCCCCTGAGGACGACGTCGAGATGACGTTCTTCGAGCACCTCACCGAGCTGCGCACGCGCCTCATCCGCGCGCTCGTCGGCATCCTGCCCTTCTTCGGCGTCGCCTGGTTCTTCCGCGAGCAGATCCTCGAGTGGCTCGCCATCCCCTGGAACCGCGCCGCGGTCACCGAGACGATCGACACCGACGTCCTCTGGAACTGGCTGACCCACCCCTACCCCCAGAGCGCGGAGGAGCTCCAGCCGGTCGAGCTCCACTACACCGGCCCGATGGACCCCTTCATCGTCTACCTGGTGATGAGCGCGATCGTGGGGCTCATCATCGCCAGCCCATGGGTCTTCTGGCAGATCTACGGCTTCGTCGCGCCCGGCCTCTATCGCCGCGAGAAGCGCCTCGTCTTCCCGTTCATCGGCATCTCGACCGTCTTCTTCCTGGCCGGCTGCTACTTCGGCTACGCCCTGGTGCTGCCCCTCGCCTATCAAACCTTCTTGCAGTTCGGCGGCGAGGTCGGCTCCGGCGCGATCGTCCTGACCGAGATCGTCACCGTCGACTCCTACCTCTCGCTGACCGCCCGCCTGCTCGTCGCCTTCGGCGTCACCTTCCAGGTCCCCGTCGTCATCGCGTTCCTCAGCTTCGCCGGCCTCGTCAACTGGAAGCAGCTGGTGAAGTTCGGCCGCTGGTGGCTGGTGATCTCCGTCGTCGTCGCGGCGCTCCTGACCCCGCCCGACCCCGGCTCCCAGCTCATGATGGCGATCCCGCTGAACGTCCTCTACTGGGTCAGCGTCGTCTTCGCGTTCCTCTTCGGCCCCAAGGTCGTCAAACCCGGCGACAAGACCGAAGAGGGCTTCGAGCGCTAG
- a CDS encoding methyl-accepting chemotaxis protein produces MIDKLLKSRTFWPGVVVAVIGLGAVVLADKFGNPYLPSVLSWLIALAGGLLVASGMEGGGPEGLDAAVRDVLDGRSPARPPGLGADQIRVWDQLGDAALKIQRAREQETELRSTVERLDEEAGRLRAELEEERRGSADTSEAEALRSQLDMIENAKGTVDANLDEAKRELEKMRSRYQASQTHVRDAEGTVAEHVDKLSAGFGEQMAAVEQTIGSMQEISAALHQIAQHVEALATNAEESSSSILEMTATNDEVAENMANLANSVRETVSSIEEMTYSIKEVARNVDALSLTAEETSSSMNQMDVSIDQVQSNANETARLSEEVASDAEKGAEAILKTIDEINRIKETSSEAVQVIGNLGSRIEAIGDILNVIDDVAEQTNLLALNAAIIAAQAGEHGKGFAVVADEIKDLAERAGASTKEIAELIKTIQAESKKGIAAVQLGAATVDRGVEVSAEAERALKKILSSSQKSTSMVRAIARATVEQAKGSKQVTDAIGRIAETVQQIAAATAEQARGSELIMKSAEKMRLITQHVERSSQEQARGGRQISQAIENISGMVNELHQSQRAQARSSEQTLNAVKRIHELTRNYEGHLRELSNAAERLRVASAE; encoded by the coding sequence GTGATCGACAAGCTTCTCAAGAGTCGCACTTTCTGGCCCGGGGTCGTCGTCGCCGTCATCGGCCTCGGCGCGGTGGTGCTGGCCGACAAGTTCGGAAACCCCTACCTCCCGAGCGTCCTCAGCTGGCTCATCGCCCTCGCGGGCGGCCTGCTGGTGGCGAGCGGCATGGAGGGGGGCGGGCCGGAAGGCCTCGACGCCGCCGTCCGTGACGTGCTGGACGGTCGCAGCCCGGCGCGTCCTCCCGGCCTCGGCGCGGACCAGATCCGCGTCTGGGATCAGCTCGGGGACGCCGCGCTGAAGATCCAGCGCGCGCGAGAGCAGGAGACCGAGCTCCGGAGCACGGTCGAGCGCCTCGACGAGGAGGCCGGCCGGCTGCGCGCCGAGCTCGAGGAGGAGCGCCGCGGGAGCGCCGACACGAGCGAGGCCGAGGCGCTGCGCTCGCAGCTCGACATGATCGAGAACGCGAAGGGCACCGTCGACGCGAACCTCGACGAGGCGAAGCGCGAGCTCGAGAAGATGCGCTCGCGCTACCAGGCCAGCCAGACCCACGTGCGCGACGCCGAGGGCACCGTGGCCGAGCACGTCGACAAGCTCTCCGCGGGCTTTGGCGAGCAGATGGCCGCGGTCGAGCAGACCATCGGCTCGATGCAGGAGATCAGCGCGGCGCTCCATCAGATCGCGCAGCACGTCGAGGCCCTGGCCACGAACGCCGAGGAGAGCTCCAGCTCCATCCTCGAGATGACCGCGACCAACGACGAGGTCGCCGAGAACATGGCGAACCTCGCCAACAGCGTGCGCGAGACGGTCAGCTCCATCGAGGAGATGACCTACTCCATCAAGGAGGTGGCTCGGAACGTCGACGCCCTCTCGCTCACGGCCGAGGAGACCAGCTCGTCCATGAACCAGATGGACGTCTCCATCGACCAGGTGCAGTCGAACGCGAACGAGACCGCGCGCCTCTCCGAGGAGGTGGCCTCCGACGCCGAGAAGGGCGCCGAGGCGATCCTCAAGACGATCGACGAGATCAACCGCATCAAGGAGACGAGCTCCGAGGCGGTGCAGGTCATCGGCAACCTCGGCAGCCGGATCGAGGCGATCGGCGACATCCTCAACGTCATCGACGACGTGGCCGAGCAGACCAACCTGCTCGCGCTCAACGCGGCCATCATCGCCGCCCAGGCGGGTGAGCACGGCAAGGGCTTCGCGGTCGTCGCGGACGAGATCAAGGACCTCGCCGAGCGAGCCGGCGCCTCCACCAAGGAGATCGCCGAGCTCATCAAGACCATCCAGGCGGAGTCCAAGAAGGGCATCGCCGCCGTGCAGCTCGGCGCGGCCACCGTCGACCGCGGGGTCGAGGTCAGCGCCGAGGCGGAGCGCGCGCTCAAGAAGATCCTCTCGAGCTCGCAGAAGTCGACGAGCATGGTCCGCGCGATCGCGCGCGCCACGGTCGAGCAGGCCAAGGGCTCCAAGCAGGTCACCGACGCCATCGGCCGCATCGCCGAGACGGTCCAGCAGATCGCCGCCGCGACGGCCGAGCAGGCGCGCGGCTCCGAGCTGATCATGAAGAGCGCCGAGAAGATGCGCCTCATCACCCAGCACGTGGAGCGCTCGAGCCAGGAGCAGGCGCGCGGCGGCCGTCAGATCAGCCAGGCCATCGAGAACATCAGCGGCATGGTCAACGAGCTCCACCAGAGCCAGCGCGCCCAGGCCCGCAGCTCCGAGCAGACCCTCAACGCCGTCAAGCGCATCCACGAGCTCACGCGCAATTACGAGGGGCACCTCCGCGAGCTCTCGAACGCGGCCGAGCGCCTCCGCGTGGCCTCCGCGGAGTAG
- a CDS encoding PilZ domain-containing protein: MPKRDGDELPKGIMGERRRAPRVPVDLDCQCVTDEDFFLLGDRVVDLTPQGLLLRANGVAAKLGETVVVSFKPPRSHVWIDTEAKVVRLVTGSRPGAPGIGLALSDLSPFERGLLEAALERQKEPARPRTRPSFQRARWVREDAVKASSIIRLTAGSRAAASTDAAPCVRPVVVVK, from the coding sequence ATGCCGAAGCGTGACGGAGACGAGCTGCCGAAGGGCATCATGGGCGAGCGCCGGCGCGCGCCGCGGGTGCCGGTCGATCTCGACTGCCAGTGCGTGACGGACGAGGACTTCTTCCTCCTCGGGGATCGCGTGGTCGACCTGACGCCGCAGGGCCTCCTGCTGCGCGCGAACGGCGTCGCGGCGAAGCTCGGCGAGACCGTGGTCGTCTCCTTCAAGCCGCCGCGCAGCCACGTGTGGATCGACACCGAGGCGAAGGTGGTGCGGCTCGTGACGGGCTCGCGGCCGGGCGCGCCGGGCATCGGCCTCGCGCTGTCGGATCTCTCCCCGTTCGAGAGGGGGCTGCTCGAGGCGGCGCTCGAGCGCCAGAAGGAGCCCGCCCGTCCCCGCACGCGCCCGAGCTTTCAGCGGGCGCGCTGGGTGCGCGAGGACGCGGTCAAGGCGTCCTCCATCATCCGGCTCACGGCTGGATCGCGGGCGGCGGCTTCGACCGACGCCGCGCCGTGCGTCCGGCCCGTCGTGGTCGTGAAGTAG
- a CDS encoding universal stress protein, which yields MERIVVGTDFSSSSEEAVRLAGEWARNYGAELTLLHVLGVPELAHFELEQPIREHRVLEEAAHEALDAMVDRILVGTRVRTAIVRGRGQIGASAADGIVDFAEEIDADLIVVSTHGRSGLSRLLLGSVAERVCRSAGRPVLTVPVGATSRPRRAGRTARRRSKPPPAIQP from the coding sequence ATGGAACGCATCGTCGTGGGGACCGACTTCTCCAGCTCGTCCGAAGAGGCGGTGCGGCTCGCGGGTGAGTGGGCGCGGAATTACGGCGCCGAGCTGACCCTGCTGCACGTGCTCGGGGTCCCGGAGCTGGCGCACTTCGAGCTGGAGCAGCCCATCCGAGAGCACCGCGTGCTCGAGGAGGCGGCCCACGAGGCGCTCGACGCGATGGTGGATCGCATTCTGGTCGGGACGCGCGTGCGCACGGCGATCGTGCGCGGCCGCGGGCAGATCGGCGCCAGCGCGGCGGACGGCATCGTCGACTTCGCCGAGGAGATCGACGCCGACCTGATCGTCGTGTCGACCCACGGGAGGAGCGGCCTGAGCCGGCTCCTGCTCGGGAGCGTCGCGGAGCGGGTCTGCCGCTCGGCCGGCCGGCCCGTCCTGACGGTCCCGGTCGGTGCTACTTCACGACCACGACGGGCCGGACGCACGGCGCGGCGTCGGTCGAAGCCGCCGCCCGCGATCCAGCCGTGA
- a CDS encoding twin-arginine translocase TatA/TatE family subunit, with the protein MFGIGGTELVVIAIVLLVAVGPTRLPGLLKAVVKGYREFRRATRELRASTGIDEILQDEELKDLRKPLYVPPAKTKAIPAKKPGIQKRAIRYADRVREVPPEGVDLAVIREDARRAEEARIRAEKIAAAEAHDGTSEEEAPEEAPKKAAGED; encoded by the coding sequence ATGTTCGGAATCGGCGGCACCGAGCTCGTAGTCATCGCGATCGTCCTGCTGGTCGCCGTCGGACCGACGCGTCTTCCGGGGCTCCTAAAAGCGGTCGTTAAGGGCTACCGGGAGTTCCGGCGCGCCACCCGCGAGCTGCGCGCGAGCACGGGCATCGACGAGATCCTCCAGGACGAGGAGCTCAAGGACCTGCGGAAGCCGCTCTACGTGCCGCCGGCCAAGACCAAGGCCATCCCGGCCAAGAAGCCCGGCATCCAGAAGCGCGCCATCCGGTACGCCGACAGGGTCCGCGAGGTGCCGCCCGAGGGCGTCGACCTCGCGGTGATCCGGGAGGACGCCAGGCGCGCCGAGGAGGCGCGGATCCGCGCCGAGAAGATCGCCGCCGCCGAGGCCCACGACGGCACCTCCGAAGAAGAGGCCCCCGAAGAGGCGCCGAAGAAGGCGGCGGGCGAGGACTGA